TGAGGTGGCGATAGCCTGCAACCCCGCAACGCCGGCTCCGACCACAAAGACCCGCGCGGGAGTGATCGTCCCCGCCGCGGTGATCATCATCGGATAAAGCTTCTGAAGAGCGCCGGCAGCCAATAGCGCCGCCTTATATCCCGCTACGGTAGCCATTGAGCTCAGCACATCCATCGGCTGAGAGCGGGAGATGCGCGGTAGCAGCTCTAACGAAAAAACCGTGACGCCTGCATCGGCAATCTGTTTAGCGTTTTCGGGAGCCCCTAATGGATTGAACTGACCCACCATAACCTGACCGGAGTGGAGCAATTTCAGATCGTCTGAGCCGTTCTCACTGTCCACGTTTAAGCCGTGCACCTGCAAAAGAATATCAGCCGAGGAGAAAAGTTGAGCGCGATCCGGTAAGACAGCTACTCCCTGCTTTTCAAATTCAGAATCGGGGAAACCCGCTTTATCGCCCGCACCCTGCTGCATTATGACTTCGAGACCGGCTTCGACCAGTAGATGCACAACAGAGGGAACTATGGCAACGCGATTTTCGTTCGGATAGGACTCAACCGGCACTCCAACTTTCATCTAAACCTCCACATTGATTCGTCCCAATATCCGTACTACCTCTTAATGTTACTGATTAAGCGTCTATATTGCACGAAAAATCTGGAGTGAATGACATTCGGACCTTCATCAGTTCAAAGTCATATAGTCCGGAGTGATTTGGTTATTTGGGTGGGATACGAAGGACGTAGGGGAGGGTTTATTAACCCTCCCATTTTGCGGGCCTGCCCGACGCGTGGTCTGGCGGGCGGGTCACAGACCCGCCCCTACAATTTTAAGCGATGCCCCGCCAATGGTGGTGGCTTTGACCGCATATCCTCACTTCAACAACACCATCTTCCTCGTCCGGACGAATGTAGGGGACGTCTCGTAGAGACTCCCCCGGAGCAGATCTGCGTCCCCTACCTCAGTAAAACCATTTTCTTCGTTTGCACGAAATCGCCGGCTTGTAGACGATACAAGTAGATACCGGAGGAAACGTTTGATGCGTCCCACCGTGCCGAGTGCAGACCGGCCGGTTTCTCTTCGTCCACCAATCGTGCCACTTCCCTGCCTCTGAGATCGAAGATAATAAGCGATACTTCTGATCGCGACGGCAAGGCGTAATCGATTGTGGTGACCGGATTGAAAGGATTCGGAAAGTTTTGTTTTAATTCGTATGAAATGATAATTCCAGTTCTTCCCGGAGCGACACCAACTGGCTTTGAAGACATATTCAATTTCCGGACACCCCAATCTGAAAGCCCGGAGCTCAGTAATACCTTTGTATTCTCGAATCTTATGACATTAAGGGTGTCAACGAGATACTTGGGGATGGTCATTGATCCGGTCGTTCCCCAATTGTTTTCACCGGTCGTTTCCAGATATGATAGAAATATGCCGTTAACGAATACGGATACTTCATCACTCCCGCTAATATTATAGGCTTCAAAATTCAAAATATCGCTGGTGCTGAAAGGCGGAGCGTCGGACCTGAAACTAAATCCGATCTCATATTGGTAAGAGCTTTCCGATTCCGGGAAATTTACATATTCATCCGTAACCGGGAGTTCCACCAACTCCGGTAATATAGGCTTAACTACCCATACCGGACTCGACCACGCGAACCTATCGTTTGCGTTTCCGACAGATGTTACCCGCAGGTAGTAAAATGAACTCCGTACATATGATGAATCCCTGTAAGAGAAATCAAATGATAAATCAGTTCCACCTAATTCGAGAGAAATTATTTCATAGTTCATACCGTTAAATTTTACGATCTCAACGTTCTTAATCGGGGTGTGCGACAGAACGCTTCCTGTGATCAACGGGAGCGAATCGGAACTGATTTCAGAGCCCATCCAGGCGTTATTAACTTTAAATTCGACTATTGTCCTATGATCCGTGGTTCCGAATACCCTGCGGGCTTTAATCGCCTCGAACAGCGTTTCTCTGGAAAGGTTATTTGCATATACTCCTGTTAATCCGGTTCCACGAGATGTGAAATCCAAAGCTGTGGGCGCCCACATCCAACCATGTCCCGGATATCCGAAGTGACCGTCGCTGGATGCTATAATACCCGTTTTGTGCCCCATGGCAAGCGCATCCCTGACATAATGCCCGGGGGCTCTTCCAGCAGAAGATAAATGATCCAGAGGATTTAAGTGAAATTCATTTGCACCGTGTTGCGAATATATTTCAACAAGACGCTGAAATTCATCACTTCTGAAGGTCCAGTCCACTTTGCGTGAACCCCATGCAATATGATGAGGTATTGTTAAGGCTCTCTGTCCCTCCAAAGCCTTCCAAAGATCGGATGCCAAGGGATAAGTTTTATTATTGTAGGGTTCGCCGTCATCTCCGGGATAGATAATGTGTTTGTGACCTCTACTCTCATTTGTCCATTCCCACCCTAAAAAAGAAACAAATTTGCCCTCGCTGTTATGGGCTTTGGCGAATTCCCTTATCTTTTCCCAGACTCCGGGTGTCAGATAGTTTACACCATAGGTATGATCGTGATCGGTCAACGCGACAAAATCGAGATTCGCGACATTCTTGGCATAGTTATAAAAATCTTCAATAGTGCCGTTCCCGTCACTGATATTCGAGTGATTTTGTATATCACCCCAGTACAGATTATACTCGGGTGGAGACATAGACACTCTATACGGATTACTGAAGTATTCCGTGCCTGAAAAATCCTTGGCGAGTAATTGATGTTCCCCTTCACCGGATTGGAAAGAAATGACCACGCGGCCCGAGTCTGCTAAATCAAACTCGACCGTGTTTTGTGTTCCGCAATCCGAGCCTCCGAAACATGTAACCTCAAGAGTACCGGAATATTCGGTATCGATATTGTTGTATTCATCGAATGCAACAAAAACAACCGATACGGATTCTTCGATTGTAAGAAGTGAAGGCACTGTTATCTGAAAATGCTTGGCAGAATTATTAACTACCCGAATTGTTGGTATAGGTGTGATAATATTCCACGAATTCGACCCGGTTTTATCAGCGAGCATGCGGAACTCATAATAAGTTGCGTGAACATTGCTCGTAGCCCTTCCGCTCAACGATCCGGAGATGTCTCCGTAGGTGAAAGTAATAGTATCGCCAATTGCGGGCGGTTCGCCGCTAAAAGTCGCCACGATATTATAACTGAAAGGTAATCTCGATCTCTTTGCCAATTGAATCCCGGTTGCTGGATTAGAAGAGCGTACCTTCACAAAACCTCTCTGGTTCGGATAATTTACTTGAGGATAGGTCCAGCTTTTTTGGTTTGGGAGGAAGGCAAAAGGAATTTCTAACATCAATTTCCCACCCGAAATAAAAGCACCGCTTTTCGGAATGTATGTGAAGGTCCAAGTTCCCTTTTGAGAAGGATAAGCTTCTGAAGGTGTTACAAATGCCGTATCGACGTCATCCGATCCGCTGATTTGAATATGTACCCGTGGGATTGAATCTTGAAAATCCATAAGTCGCTCTTCCAAAAGAATATACTCTCTCGGGGTGAGCTTTTTGTCCTGGACAACCGGACCATCAAACGAAATGAAAAATGCGACACTCAAACTGAGTATGAGATAAGTTCCGGTTTTGGATCGATTCGTCTTATTCATTACTTAACAATCTTTAAATATTTCCTATTTAGCGGTGTGTCATAATTGACGCTTATGAGACATTGCTGTTTTTAGAAGTAGCATCTTCTTTGTTTGAATGAATGTAGGGGACGCAGATCTGCGTCCCAGGTTACTTTGTTATAGCCCGCCTTCTGAATCTCGCTTACGAGGCGAGCTACTTCCTGTCCTAATAGGTTATAAACTATCAAATTCACTTCTCCAGACTTAAAAACCTAATATTTCAAGGATGCGATTAAAAAAATGTACAACGAATAATATTGTTTTACAAGATTTTGAACCGCTCACATTGTTTATTTGGTGCTAATCAGAGTCGGCTATTAATCAGCTAACCGGAAGTTATAATCCTCCTCAGTCTGAACTTTGAGTATTCCCCTTCAGAAGAATAGCGTCTTATAATTAAAAAAACTCTTGACAAGACAGGCCTGATGAGTTATAATAGCACTTTACTAAGGTAAAGTGCCTGGCAAATGAAAAAACTAAATAAAAAAGACTTAAATAAACTGTACGAAGCGGTTGTCAGTCTCGAATCCGTTGAGGAGTGTAAAAATTTCTTGCGGGATCTTTTAACTAAAACCGAGATTGACGAAGCCGCCATGAGATGGAAAGTCGCCCGTTTGCTTAATGACGGCAAAACTTACATAGAAATCGAAAAAATTACCGGACTCAGCTCCACTACGGTTGCAAGAGTTCACAAATGGCTTAAAAAAGGCAAGGGTGGATATTCAAAAATGCTTAGAAATATTTCACAAACCAACGATAAATAAGAGACTATAATTTGGAAAATTTAAACAAAGATAACGGAAGGTTGAAATTAGCCTTTCAAAAATCAGGCAGGATAACCAAGGGATCGATTGACTTACTCAGCGGTTGCGGATTCAGTTTTTCATACCGGGAGGGTGTGCTATATTCTCCCGTAAGCAATTTTCCCCTCGATATTTTAGCGATCAGAGATGACGATATTCCCCGGTATGTTCAGGAAGGGATCTGTGATCTTGGAATAGTGGGTTCCAACATCGTTGAAGAGGAAAATTCAAATGTAGAAATCCTGTCCCGTCTGGGTTTCGGCAGATGCCGCATTTCGATTTGCGTACCAAAGATTGCTCAGATAGATAAATTGGAAGAGCTTGAAGGTAAAACCATCGCTACATCTTACCCGAAAATCCTGGCAAAATTCTTAGCTGAAACAGGTCTCAACTCTAAAATCACGGAAATTAGCGGCTCTACAGAAATTACTCCGTCCATTGGAGTAGCGGATGCTATCTGCGAGATTATTTCCTCGGGCAGCACGTTGAAAATACACGGACTTGTTGAGATGGTTGAATTAGTCAAGTCAGAAGCGGTATTGATAGCGCACAAATCCACTCTCACCGATAAAAACCGGGAACGGCTCATCGGCAACCTTTTGTCTCGTGTCCAAAGCAGGGTGCTTGCTCAGGGTAAAAAATATGTTGCCATGAATGCCGGCATTGAAAGTATCGAAAAGATTAAAACCTTGATACCGGGCATTAAAAGTCCCACTATTATTCCCCTTCTCGAAGATGACATGGTAGCACTGCATTCTGTGGTAGATGAACAGGAATTTTGGAATGTACTCGATGATTTGAAAAGTGCCGGTGCAACCGGAATAGTTGTGTCTTCAATCGATAACATCATCCTGTAAGCATGAATATACGCCTTCTTAAAAGTTTAAATCAGCACGAACTGAGTGCGCTGTTAAACAGAAATGTCGATCCCGAATCCTCTTTGACATCTACCGTTGAAGGAATCTGTCAGGATGTGAAAAATAACGGGGACAGTGCCGTGCGTTCCTACACAAAGAAATTTGATAAGATTGATCTTGATCATTTTTCGGTGACCGGGGAAGAAATTGATAACGCCTGCGACAGCATCGATAAGAATCTCGATAGTTCGATGCGCACGGCACGCGATAATATTCTAAAATTTCACGAAGCGCAGCAATCGCAAATCAGAGAAGTCATAACCGATGTCGGTATCTCGTGCAGCCGCGAGCCAAGGGCTATAGAAAACATAGGGCTTTATGTGCCGGGCGGAACTGCTCCTCTTGTTTCAACAGTTTTGATGCTCGGTGTTCCCGCGCAGTTGGCGGGATGTGAACGGATTGCGATGACAACTCCGCCGGACACTGATGGAGAGATAAATCCTTCTCTGCTTGCGGCAGCAAAATTGGTCGGAATTCGGGAAATTTACAAAATTGGCGGTGCGCAGGCTATAGCAGCTTTAGCGTATGGCACCAATTCCATTCAAAAGGTAGATAAGATTTTCGGACCGGGAAATCAATTTGTCACCGCGGCTAAAAAGTTTGTCTCGAACGACCCGGACGGCGCCGCAATAGATATGCCGGCCGGACCCACAGAACTTTTGATTATCGCCGATGATCAAGCCGATCCGCTGTTCGTTGCGCTTGATCTCGCCGCTCAAGCCGAGCATGGAACTAATTCTAACGTTCTGTTATTGACTGACAGCACAGCGTTCGCAAATTCTGTTTCCGATGCGGTTTCAAATCTATCTATACCTGATGACCGTAAGCAGATCACGAATAATTGCTTAAATAAATCCGTAATTCTGAAAGTCGAAAATATTGAGGAAGCTATTCGTTTTTCGAATGAATACGCGCCCGAGCACCTTTCCCTCCAAATAAAGAAGGCCGATTTATTTAAGGAAAAGATTAAAAACGCCGGAACGGTTTTTCTCGGCGGCAATACGCCTCCTGCCGCCGGTGATTATGCCACCGGCGCGAATCACACGCTTCCTACAAACGGTAGTGCGAAATCTCAGAGCGGGTTATCTCTAAGCGATTTCCAAAAATTCATCACATTTCAAAAAACAGATCGTACCGGTTTGGAAAATATAGCGTCGGCTGTAAAAGGATTGTCGGAAGCTGAAGGACTTCAGATGCATAATGAATCGGTGCAGGTCAGGCTTATCAATGCTTGAACTGAAGAATCTTATCCGTCCGGAACTGCTCGACTTCAAGCCTTATATCAGCGCTCGCCATCTTGCGGGTAACAGCGGTGTTCTGCTGGACGCTAACGAGAACCCGTTCGACAATACAATTGATATCAGTGGTTTAAACGCTAATAGATACCCTGATCCGAACCAGACAACTCTCAGATCCGCCCTATCTGATTATTTGAATATATCTGCTGAAAATATGCTTGCCGGTGCAGGTTCAGACGAAATTATTGATCTTCTAATAAGACTTTTCTGCATTCCGAACCGGGATGAAGTAGTAGTCATTGAGCCAACCTACGGAATGTACAAAGTATCTTCGGAAATGAATGGAATCGTAACAAGATCCTGCCTGCTCGGTGATGACTTTGACATTGATATTTCAAAACTTGATGAAGCCGTAAACGAAAAGACAAAACTCGTTTTTTGTTGTTCACCCAACAATCCTACAGGTAATGTCCTCTCCACCGATAAGCTGCTTGAGTACACGCGGGATAATGGGTTAATTTTAATCGTTGATGAGGCGTACATCGAATTTTCCGTTCTCCCCTCGATTACTCCAAAAGTCAAAGATTTTCCTAATCTGATCGTTCTCAGAACGCTTTCCAAAGCCTGGGGACTCGCCGGAATACGGTTGGGCTATTGCGTAGCTGATGAGCAGATAGTCACATACTTGATGAGAATCAAACTACCATATAACATAAACGTATTAAGCGAAAGAGCCGCATTACTCGCCCTTGGTAACAGAATCGTTATGGAAAACGCCGTATCGGATATTCTTTCTGAAAGGGATAGACTCGGAAAAGAGTTTGAAAGAATGGATATTTTTAAAAAAGTATTTCCAAGTGATGCGAATTTTCTTCTCGTTTTGTCTGAAGACGCTTCCAAAACAGAGAAATTTCTTGCCGAAAACGGCATAATCGTCCGGAACCGTTCTTCTGATCCTCTTCTCGATAACTGCTTGAGGATCACCATCGGCACAAAAGAACAAAACGATCTTCTTCTTGATGCTCTGAGGGAAATGGCAGCATGAAACTCGTAATTCTTGACCGGGATGGTACAATTATCAAAGAACCACCCGATGAACAGATTGATTCCCTTGAAAAACTCGAGTTTGTTCCCGGTCTGATTTCAGGATTGAAATTATTAAGCAGCGCCGGATATTCTCTCATAATAGCCTCAAATCAGGACGGTCTTGGCGGTGATGATTATCCCGATAAATCCTATCGATTGGTACAGGATAAAATAATATCTCTTCTTGCGGGCGAAGGAATAACTTTCGATGATGAGTTTATTTGTCCTCATAGACCGTCTGATAATTGCGAATGCCGGAAACCGAAAACCGGTTTGGTTGATGACTACATAACCAAAATAAAACCGGACCCGGAGCGTTCCTTTGTTATCGGGGACAGAGCATCGGATATATCGTTTGGGAAAGCGCTCGGCTTCAGGACAGCACTTTTAGGAATGGATGAATCGTCTGATCCCGATTTCAGTTCGGAATATTTTCCGGATATCTGCCGGTGGATTCTGGACAGTTCGCGTTCTTCACAGGTCAAGAAAGTTACCAATGAAACTTCGATTGAAGTTGAGGTCATTTTAGACGGAAAGAGTAATAACCGAATCTCGACCGGCATCCGCTTTTTCGACCATATGCTCGAACAGCTGTCAAAACACTCCGGGATCACCGTCAAAATCGACGCCGAAGGTGACACCGACATAGATGAACATCACACCGTTGAAGACACAGGTTTGGCATTAGGGGAGGCGATATCAAAGGCAATTGGTGATAAAAGAGGCATTGAAAGATATGGATTTACCCTCCCGATGGACGAAGCCTCATCTGAAGTTTTGCTTGATCTATCCGGCAGGAGCCGGTTGGAATTTGACGGGAATTTTGACCGAGAAATGGTTGGCGAACTGCCTACCGAGCTTGTTGAGGATTTCTTTAAGGCGTTCTCCGATGCTCTTGACTGCACCCTTCACATCAAGGTGGACGGCAGAAATGACCACCACAAGATCGAATCAATTTTCAAAGCAGTTGGACGGGTACTCAAAGAAGCTCTTAAAATCAACATCGACGAGATTGACCGGATTCCTTCAACTAAGGGGACGCTATGATCGGCTTAGTTGATTATGGAAGCGGTAACATCACCTCCGTGGCGAACGCCCTTGATAGGTTGGACGTAAACTACTTTAAAGGCTCCACCCCCTCTGATTTTGCCAATGTAGATAAAATCATCTTTCCCGGTGTAGGCGAAGCCAGAACAGCAATGGAAGCCATTGAAGAAAGGGCGTTGACACCTTACTTAAAATCGTTGAAAATCCCTTTTCTCGGTATTTGTATAGGGTTACAGATTCTCTTTGACTACACAGATGAAAGATCTACCGAGTGTATGGGAGTCATCAAGGGCAAATTAAAAAAATTCGATTCTAAAGATCTTAAAGTCCCCCATATCGGCTGGAACAGTGTATCATTCAGTGAAGGATCTCCCCTATTTCAGGGTATTGAAAATGGCGCCTATTTTTATTTTGTAAACTCGTATTATGCTTCGGAACTACCTGAGACTATTGCAACCACAGAATACGGAATCAATTTCTCTTCTGCCGTTAAAAAAGACAACTTTTACGGTGTCCAATTCCATGCCGAAAAATCCGGCGAAATAGGTGAGAAACTTCTTAAGAATTTCATAGAGTTATGCTGATTTTCCCCGCTATCGATCTATACGAAGGGCAATGCGTTCGCTTGACGCGTGGGGATTTCTCAACCAAAAAAGTGTATGATAGTTCTCCCTCTGAGATGGCTAAGATTTTTACCGATAAAGGGTTTACCCATCTTCACGTTATCGATTTGGAGGGGGCCGAAAACGGTCGGATAATCAATTGGGATGCTATTTCTTCGATCATATCAGAAACTGATCTGAAAGTCCATGCCGGTGGTGGAATTCGCACCGAAGACGATGTTGAGAAACTTCTTTCCATCGGGGTCAAACGGGTAATACTTGGAACTGTCATAGTTGAGTCGCTCGGAACAGCTAAAAGTTTTCTGAAAGGGTTCGGCAGCGATAAGATCATAGCCGCGGCAGATTTTAATAACGGTTCAATAGTTGGTGACGGCTGGAAAAAAGAGGGAATTATTCACCTCGGCGCTTTATGGAATCACTCTATGATTCCGGAATTGAATATTTTTTAAGCACCGACGTTCAAAGGGACGGAGTTCTCAAGGGTCCGAACACCGAATTTTACAGATCAATATTGAGTAATCTGCCGGCTATCAAACTCATCGCTTCGGGGGGCGTTTCTTCTATTGAAGATATCCGATCACTTGAACGATCCGGATTATACGGAGCTGTAGTTGGAAAAGCGATTTACGAAAATCTCATTGAATTAGATGAACTGGTCAAAATATAAATAATGCTGACTAAACGCATAGTGCCCTGTTTAGACGTAAAAGACGGCAGAACCGTCAAGGGGATAAAATTCGAGAATTTACGCGATGCGGGAGATCCCGTTGAACTGGCTTCTTATTATTCATCTGCTGGCGCAGATGAGCTCGTCCTTCTCGACATCAGCGCCAGCATTGAAGGACGTGAGACCTTCGTGGAAACCGTGAGAAATGTAGCGAAGGAAATCAATATTCCTTTTACTGTAGGCGGTGGTATCTCTTCCGTTAAGCAAGTTCTAAGAGTTATCGAAGCAGGTGCGGAAAAAGTCTCCCTGAATACAGCCGCGGTTCTGAATCCTGAATTAATCCGTCAGGCGAGCCTCGAAGTCGGCTCCCAAAGTATTGTTGCCGCCGTTGATGCGAAGAAAAACGGTAACAGTTGGGAAATTTACATTAAGGGCGGAACTGAAAAAACCGGAATTGATGCGTTGGAATGGATAAAAAAAGTCGAGGATCTTGGAGCGGGAGAAATTCTTGTAACCTCTATGGATATGGACGGCACCGGAGAAGGTTACGATCTGGATTTGTTATTAGAAATCGATTTAAAAGTGAATATTCCGGTAATCGCTTCAGGAGGCGCCGGGGAGATGAGTAGTTTTCTCGATGCTTTCAGTGTTGGAAAAGCTGATGCCGCTCTCGCTGCCTCGGTTTTCCATTATAAGAATTACTCCATCAATGAACTTAAAAAATTTCTACTAAGAAATAATGTGCAGGTAAGAATATGAAGAACGAAATAGATTTTTCGAAAGAAAACGGACTGATCCCCGCGATCATCCAGGATGATAAAACATCAAGTGTTCTGATGCTCGGTTATATGAATAAAGAGGCATTTGATAAAACCATGAAAGAAAAAATTGTTACTTTCTGGAGCAGATCAAAGAGAAGGCTCTGGCAAAAAGGCGAAACTTCAGGTAATTTCCTTCATCTTGTTTCAGTCCACAAGGACTGTGACTCTGATACACTTCTATTAAGAGCAAATCCCGAGGGTCCTACCTGTCACACGGGCTCTTACAGCTGTTTTGATGTTCAACCCGATAACCTTTCTATTCTTACAGAGCTCGAAACTGTTATCTCCGAACGTTCACGAGATCTGCCTGAAGGATCATATACGACTTCCTTATTTAATGGGGGAACCTCGCTTATCGCTCAGAAATTAGGTGAAGAAGCCGTCGAAACAGTTGTAGCTGCTTTAAATCAGGACCTTGAACGACTGCATGAGGAATCAGCCGATTTAATATATCACCTTCTTGTTCTCCTGCATGAAAAAGGAACTACGCTCAGCGCGGTGTTAAGCGAGCTGAAGAAGAGAAGAAGCGAACAGGAGTAGTCTAAATAATATTTATACTAAGCACTTAGCAGGGATAAGTGACCGAATAGAGACCATTTCCATGTCCCAATATGTCACGGGCTGTCCCGCAATGCCGATTTATAGAATTTATGGATAAGAAAAGTAGGCTGACAGTAATGCCAGCCTATTTACTCGGTATATTCTAGCAAAAGCTTAATATAACTGTACTCTTGGTATCATATGATACTATTTTAGATTTGGCATTATGGTAAGACATCCTACTACCTGGGCAGTGAAATGGGAGAACCAATAATATCTTACCTTTTCCCTTTTTACTTCGGGAATGAAAAATATTCCTTTGGAGAGTTCTTTAAAGGAAACTTTGTCCTATTCTATATTTAACCCTGGATTAAAAATAAATTGCTTAAATCCTTGAAAGGCTTGCCACATAGGGCTTTTTTAACACGATTATAAGAACTGTATTCAGGACTCTCATTGGCACAAATATTGCAAGTATTAAGAGATAGTGTATAAAAGTTTAGAAACCGGCAGTGCAGTGTAAAAAAGAACCATCCGGTAACATGATCGTGCAGTCAAGAGGAGGACTCGTGGAGGCGATCTTACCCGCACGGTATCTTTTCTCAATTGGACAGCAGCGTAAAAGAAATGTAGGAGGTAGAAAATGGGTCTTTCAAACCTGGGATTGCGGCTGATCGCGGAGACGATGCGGGATAAAAATTTATCGGGAAGTTGTATGACCTTCGGAGTCTCAGGCGTTGAAGGAGAGTATAGCGATATACAAAGAGTGTTGTCCGAAGCGAACTATCCTTACAAAAAGATAGATGAAAGTGAAGTGGTTTATGATGACGCAACTCAGTTCGGACGAACAGTTCATCAAGACGTTCCTTTCAAGATGCTGGGATTTTCGAGGGTGGACAGTTTAGACTACTTCCCGAATGAAAAACCTACATATGTTATAGATTTGAATAAACCGATCGACTCTAAGTATCACGATCGATACGATATGGTATTTGACGGAGGGACTTCGGAGCACTGTTTCAACGTCAGGGAAAGTTTATCGAACGTGATCAAGCTGCTCAAAATCGGAGGTAGGGTTGTGCATGCCGTCCCATTATCCGGTTGGATTAATCACGGATTTTATCAATTCTCGCCCACTCTGTTTTTTGACTTTTACGGCATAAACGGTTTTGTGGAACTCAACGCCAAGATCGTAGTGCATAAACCATCGATGTTGGGAGCAAGTTACTTCGATTACAACCCTTCCGTTTTCTTCCCTATGGATTTTAAAGGTAAAAGAGCAATACTGTTTTTCACCGCGAAGAAAAACGAAGACGTCAAGGAGATTTTAAACCCTATACAGGGCTTTTATAAAGGACATTTTGGCGGCAAATCCGAGTCTCCCGGTATCACTGCACGTGAACAACTTAAATGGGGAGTAGAAAGACTGCGAAAATTTTCGCCGGTCTTGTATAAATTGGCAATTGGACTCTACTTTAGAGTTGGTCTGTTGGTAAGGGCTTGTTATCGTTATAAAATGATGATTACGGCGAAAAGGGTAAGTTGATATTTGGGTTTTGAGAACAGAAGAGACCTTG
This portion of the Candidatus Neomarinimicrobiota bacterium genome encodes:
- the hisF gene encoding imidazole glycerol phosphate synthase subunit HisF; translation: MLTKRIVPCLDVKDGRTVKGIKFENLRDAGDPVELASYYSSAGADELVLLDISASIEGRETFVETVRNVAKEINIPFTVGGGISSVKQVLRVIEAGAEKVSLNTAAVLNPELIRQASLEVGSQSIVAAVDAKKNGNSWEIYIKGGTEKTGIDALEWIKKVEDLGAGEILVTSMDMDGTGEGYDLDLLLEIDLKVNIPVIASGGAGEMSSFLDAFSVGKADAALAASVFHYKNYSINELKKFLLRNNVQVRI
- a CDS encoding bifunctional phosphoribosyl-AMP cyclohydrolase/phosphoribosyl-ATP diphosphatase HisIE, translating into MKNEIDFSKENGLIPAIIQDDKTSSVLMLGYMNKEAFDKTMKEKIVTFWSRSKRRLWQKGETSGNFLHLVSVHKDCDSDTLLLRANPEGPTCHTGSYSCFDVQPDNLSILTELETVISERSRDLPEGSYTTSLFNGGTSLIAQKLGEEAVETVVAALNQDLERLHEESADLIYHLLVLLHEKGTTLSAVLSELKKRRSEQE
- a CDS encoding class I SAM-dependent methyltransferase, producing MGLSNLGLRLIAETMRDKNLSGSCMTFGVSGVEGEYSDIQRVLSEANYPYKKIDESEVVYDDATQFGRTVHQDVPFKMLGFSRVDSLDYFPNEKPTYVIDLNKPIDSKYHDRYDMVFDGGTSEHCFNVRESLSNVIKLLKIGGRVVHAVPLSGWINHGFYQFSPTLFFDFYGINGFVELNAKIVVHKPSMLGASYFDYNPSVFFPMDFKGKRAILFFTAKKNEDVKEILNPIQGFYKGHFGGKSESPGITAREQLKWGVERLRKFSPVLYKLAIGLYFRVGLLVRACYRYKMMITAKRVS